The Arachis ipaensis cultivar K30076 chromosome B07, Araip1.1, whole genome shotgun sequence genome includes a window with the following:
- the LOC107606416 gene encoding transcriptional regulator STERILE APETALA: MSSSPSSSSSTSSSSSTSSPSPPPPPPSNAAASDANAAPESSFRRSTREFGESSTARQQRLRAMNEALPEVLLEILAAQVAIDASNRHGRLAAAPAVARLFQVCSTWRGVSHLDPLWQRLTRLIWRRAYLIRDTWREEYIYWHRTARNFALGAPSFHVPHFDPSMPPNGAGDRQTLLCRCLALSDRHLACGFADGTVRLFDVETLAHVSTFRTNHGPRFGPFSRSVSGIILSNSTLTFARLDGDIFVASVNVANEPPQQVVAGDVVNNGVLVEFAGNSRWWVGLYAGLPGRAFQIWDAPNQQLVSVGGTLTDPETVMGWHMLTELVEPVGRVRVTEPDYVVACTSSRLVCFSLWNPEEVIRDVGSVTGFVVSSLDARHDAFVVVERNGYGTVRRASTFERLSRFRLRPQWVRGLLACINLSYVLTYSGVTRMLRVWNIEQLAGVFCCALEVRDNAPEGNAMVANERHVAISWNDTFIQLLDFGV; encoded by the exons AtgtcatcatcaccatcatcatcatcatcaacatcatcatcatcatcaacatcttctccttctcctcctcctcctcctccttcaaaTGCTGCTGCTTCCGACGCCAATGCTGCCCCCGAGTCTTCTTTTCGGAGGTCCACCCGCGAATTCGGAGAGTCTTCTACTGCTCGCCAGCAACGACTACGTGCCATGAACGAGGCTCTGCCCGAGGTCCTTCTCGAAATACTCGCTGCTCAAGTTGCCATTGATGCTTCCAACCGCCATGGTCGCTTGGCTGCTGCTCCTGCCGTTGCTCGTTTGTTTCAG GTTTGTTCTACATGGCGAGGGGTCTCACACTTGGATCCACTGTGGCAGAGACTTACCAGATTGATCTGGCGCCGGGCCTACTTAATACGCGACACGTGGCGAGAGGAGTACATCTACTGGCATCGGACGGCTAGGAACTTTGCATTGGGAGCACCCTCTTTCCATGTCCCACACTTCGATCCTTCTATGCCTCCCAATGGCGCCGGCGACCGTCAAACCCTCCTATGCCGCTGCCTTGCTCTCTCTGACCGACACCTCGCCTGCGGCTTTGCGGATGGCACCGTCCGCCTCTTCGACGTCGAGACTCTCGCCCACGTCAGCACATTCCGGACTAACCACGGGCCGCGGTTCGGCCCGTTCTCCCGGTCCGTGTCCGGAATAATCCTCTCTAACAGCACGCTCACCTTTGCTAGACTCGACGGGGATATTTTCGTGGCGTCGGTTAACGTGGCCAACGAACCACCGCAACAGGTGGTTGCGGGTGACGTGGTGAACAACGGCGTTTTAGTTGAGTTCGCGGGAAACAGTCGGTGGTGGGTGGGCTTATACGCAGGCCTTCCGGGCCGGGCTTTCCAAATATGGGACGCGCCCAACCAGCAACTGGTATCAGTGGGCGGGACGTTAACAGATCCGGAAACGGTTATGGGATGGCACATGCTAACAGAATTAGTTGAGCCAGTTGGGCGCGTGAGAGTAACGGAACCAGATTACGTCGTGGCGTGCACGAGCTCGAGATTAGTTTGTTTTAGTTTGTGGAACCCGGAGGAAGTTATACGTGACGTGGGTTCTGTTACGGGGTTCGTTGTAAGCAGTTTGGACGCGCGTCACGATGCGTTTGTGGTTGTCGAGAGGAACGGTTACGGTACGGTGCGACGCGCCAGCACGTTCGAGCGGTTGAGTAGGTTCCGATTGAGGCCTCAGTGGGTTAGGGGTTTGTTAGCGTGCATCAACTTGAGTTATGTGTTAACCTACTCCGGGGTCACTCGGATGCTAAGGGTTTGGAACATTGAGCAACTTGCTGGGGTTTTCTGTTGCGCGTTGGAAGTTAGGGATAATGCACCTGAGGGTAATGCCATGGTGGCAAATGAAAGACACGTGGCGATTTCTTGGAATGACACCTTCATACAGTTATTGGATTTTGGTGTATAG